One genomic segment of Centropristis striata isolate RG_2023a ecotype Rhode Island chromosome 13, C.striata_1.0, whole genome shotgun sequence includes these proteins:
- the LOC131983688 gene encoding 4-aminobutyrate aminotransferase, mitochondrial-like, producing MASSLISRRYSLSLQKNLWVSFPGCRYVSKAAPKSQVEFDYDGPSMKTSVPGPRSQALTKQLGEIQNVGAVNFFCNYEESRGNYLVDVDGNRMLDIYTQISSIPIGYNHPALLKLMSNPNNLSTLVNRPALGILPPENFPEKLAESLLTVAPSGMTRVQTMACGSCSNENAYKAMFIWYRNKERGHNTPSEEDLNTCMINQTPGCPDLSILSFTGAFHGRTMGCLATTHSKAIHKLDVPSFDWPIAPFPRLQYPLEEFTRENAQEEARCLEEVEDLIIKWRQKGKPVAGIVIEPIQAEGGDNHASVDFFRNLRNIARKHGCAFHVDEVQTGGGSTGKLWAHEHWGMEDPADIVSFSKKLLTGGYYHKDELQADKPYRIFNTWMGDPSKNLLLAEVLNVIRRENLLEEVARSGKALLNGLYDLQAQYPGMLSRARGQGTFCAIDICDDATRNSILLKARDKGVLLGGCGDRSIRFRPSLVFKEYHVHLFLNIFNDVLAQHK from the exons ATGGCGTCGTCCCTGATCAGCCGTCGATATTCTCTCTCCCTGCAGAAAAACTTGTGGGTCAGTTTTCCAG GCTGTCGATATGTCAGTAAGGCGGCACCAAAGAGTCAGGTGGAGTTTGACTACGATGGACCCTCCATGAAAACTTCTGTTCCTGGACCACGATCacaa GCACTTACCAAACAACTGGGAGAAATCCAG AATGTTGGTGCTGTCAACTTCTTCTGTAACTACGAGGAGAGCCGGGGGAACTACCTGGTGGACGTGGACGGGAACCGCATGCTAGATATCTACACTCAGATCTCCTCCATTCCTATTG GTTATAACCATCCTGCCCTCCTCAAACTGATGTCCAACCCCAACAATCTG agTACACTTGTAAACCGACCAGCCCTCGGAATTCTGCCACCTGAGAACTTTCCAGAAAAACTCGCTGAAAGTCTTCTCACG GTGGCTCCCAGTGGGATGACTCGTGTCCAGACCATGGCCTGTGGCTCCTGCTCCAATGAGAACGCTTATAAAGCCATGTTCATCTGGTACAGG aacaAGGAACGAGGCCACAACACACCATCTGAAGAAGACCTCAACACGTGTATGATAAACCAG aCCCCAGGGTGTCCAGATCTCAGTATTCTGTCGTTCACTGGAGCTTTCCATGGAAGAACCatgg GTTGCTTGGCAACGACACACTCCAAAGCAATCCACAAGCTGGATGTGCCGTCGTTTGATTGGCCGATCGCTCCGTTTCCCAGACTGCAGTACCCGCTGGAGGAGTTCACCAGAGAGAACGCCCAGGAGGAGGCGCGCTGTCTGGAGGAg GTGGAGGATCTGATCATCAAATGGAGGCAGAAGGGGAAACCTGTGGCCGGGATTGTAATTGAACCGATCCAGGCTGAAGGTGGAGATAACCACGCATCCGTAGACTTCTTCAGGAACCTTCGCAACATCGCACGCAAG CATGGCTGTGCGTTCCACGTGGATGAGGTCCAGACGGGTGGAGGCTCCACAGGGAAGCTGTGGGCCCATGAGCACTGGGGCATGGAGGACCCTGCTGACATCGTCTCCTTCAGCAAGAAGCTGCTCACTGGGGGCTACTACCACAAGGACGAACTACAGGCCGATAAg CCGTACCGGATCTTTAACACATGGATGGGTGACCCAAGCAAGAACTTGTTACTGGCTGAGGTTCTCAATGTGATTCGCAGAGAAAACCTCCTGGAGGAGGTGGCCCGGTCTGGAAAAGCCTTGCTAAACGGCCTTTATGATCTACAG GCTCAGTACCCCGGCATGTTGAGCAGAGCTCGTGGACAGGGAACCTTCTGTGCTATTGATATCTGTGATGATGCAACACGCAACAGCATCCTGCTCAAAGCCAGAGACAAAG GTGTCCTCCTGGGAGGATGTGGGGATCGATCTATCCGTTTCCGTCCATCGCTGGTTTTCAAGGAATACCACGTTCACCTCTTCCTCAACATTTTCAATGACGTATTGGCCCAGCACAAATAA